The Prochlorococcus marinus XMU1408 region TCGCGAAATGCGACAGCAAAGAACAGGGTTACAAGTGCCAAAGTTAGTATTAGCACGTAGGAGAAAGCTTCCATCTAAGTTCTCGGTATAAGGGGGGTAAAGAATCCTGACTTAGGCTCGACCAGGGACTCGGCGAGTTGTTTCGTCTCCAAGTTTTTTGAAGAGACCAAACTCAACCTGATCGCCAAGCTCTGGATCGATTCCTGAGAATCTGTCGCCAAAGAGAGTTCTTGCGGCGTGCCACCAGTGCCCAAAGAGGAATAACAAGCCAAAGCACAAATGTGCATAGGTGAACCATGCTCTTGGAGAGCTTCTGAATACACCATCAGACTTGTAACGATCTCTGTCAAACTTGAAGGCTTCTCCAAGTTGAGCTTTTCTAGCCAAACGTTTGACTACTACTGGATCAGTAAATGTTTGTCCATTTAATTCTCCACCATAAACAGTAGCTGTGACTCCTGTTTGCTCGATGGAATACTTAGCTTCGGCCCTACGGAAAGGAATGTCAGCTTTAACATTTCCATCCTTATCTTCAAGAATGACAGGGAAGTTTTCAAAGAAATTTGGAATTCTTCTTACCTCTAAGTCATTGCCATTACTATCTGTAAATGAGATGTGACCTTGCCATCCACTTGGAACTCCATCGCCATTAACCATTGCGCCAACTCTAAATAGACCTCCTTTCGCAGGACTATTTCCAACATAGTCGTAGAACGCAAGTTGCTCTGGGATGGATTCATAAGCTTCCGCTTTTGAAGCACCATCATTCATAGACTCTTGAACTCTACGGTTAATTTCAGTTTTGAAATAACCAGAATCCCATTGGTATCTAGTAGGACCAAATAATTCAACTGGAGTAGTAGCTGATCCGTACCACATAGTTCCAGCGACTACGAAAGATACAAAAAGAACAGCAGCTAAAGCACTAGCTAGAACACCTTCAAGGCTTCCAAGCTTTAGAGCTCTATAAAGCCTTTCTCCAGGTCTGTTGGTGATATGGAAAATACCACCAATTATTCCTAAAAGTCCTGCCCCAACGTGATTAGCGACAATTCCTCCGGCATTGAATGGATTAAATCCTTCGGCACCCCAAACGGGAGCAACTTTTTCTACATGTCCAGTTAATCCATATGGATCAGAAACCCATATGCCAACAGTTGAGCAATGAAATGCTCCAAAACCAAAGCATGTTAAGCCAGCTAGGAAAAGATGTATTCCAAATATTCTTGGAAGATCTAAAGCTGGTTCTCCAGTGCGGGAATCTTCCCAAAGTTCAAGGTCCCAGTATGTCCAGTGCCATACAGCAGCTAGCATCAAAAGACCACTGAAAACTATATGAGCTGCAGCAACCCCTTCGAAGCTCCAGAAGCCGGGGTCAACTCCGGTTGCACCGGTTATATCCCATC contains the following coding sequences:
- a CDS encoding photosystem II reaction center protein T encodes the protein MEAFSYVLILTLALVTLFFAVAFRDPPKYDK
- the psbB gene encoding photosystem II chlorophyll-binding protein CP47, whose protein sequence is MGLPWYRVHTVVINDPGRLLAVHLMHTALLAGWAGSMALYELAIFDPSDPVLNPMWRQGMYVMPFMARLGITGSWNGWDITGATGVDPGFWSFEGVAAAHIVFSGLLMLAAVWHWTYWDLELWEDSRTGEPALDLPRIFGIHLFLAGLTCFGFGAFHCSTVGIWVSDPYGLTGHVEKVAPVWGAEGFNPFNAGGIVANHVGAGLLGIIGGIFHITNRPGERLYRALKLGSLEGVLASALAAVLFVSFVVAGTMWYGSATTPVELFGPTRYQWDSGYFKTEINRRVQESMNDGASKAEAYESIPEQLAFYDYVGNSPAKGGLFRVGAMVNGDGVPSGWQGHISFTDSNGNDLEVRRIPNFFENFPVILEDKDGNVKADIPFRRAEAKYSIEQTGVTATVYGGELNGQTFTDPVVVKRLARKAQLGEAFKFDRDRYKSDGVFRSSPRAWFTYAHLCFGLLFLFGHWWHAARTLFGDRFSGIDPELGDQVEFGLFKKLGDETTRRVPGRA